AACGATACACTAAAATAATTAAAAGTAATGTCCCAAAACCAAGGCCGAGATTATACATTGAGCCAAAATCTTTTGCTCCTTCTCCACCAGCAAGATTATTAATTGCAACGGGAATAAGTGTTAAACCAATCACTGTTACAACCGAACCAGTCACAACAGGAGGGAAAAATCGTACAACTTTGGAGAAAAATGGTGCTATTAATAATACAAAAAGTCCTGAAACAATAATCGAACCGTAAATCGCGCCAATGCCCATATCTTGTCCAATTAAAATAATCGGCGCAATAGCTTGAACCGCACATCCAAGTACAACCGGTAAACCAATTCCAAAGAAGCGGTTAACCGTTAATTGTAGTAATGTCGCAATCCCGCACATAAAAATATCAATCGAAACTAAGTAAGTCATTTCTTCTCCGTTAAAACCTAATGCTCCACCAATTAATAATGGAACAATCACCGCTCCAGCATACATCGCTAGAACATGTTGAAATCCTAAAGCTGCAATTTTCCCTTTACCTAACATTTACTCCTATTCCTCCTCTAAAAATAAGATTTCTTCGTTTTCAAGTGAGGCAATTCGTGCTAGTGAATAAACTGGAATCCCTGTTTTATTTAATAATTCGCGACCTTGTTGGAAAGATTTTTCAATCACAATCCCAATTCCCGCCACCTTTGCTCCGGCATGTTCCGCAATTTCAAGTAAGCCGAGTGCCGCCTGTCCATTTGCTAGAAAATCATCAATAACTAAAATCGTATCATCTGCTGTTAAAAATTGTTTTGATACAGAAATATCATTCGATTCTTTTTTAGTATACGAATAGACAGTGCTTGTGAATAAATTGTCCGTTAATGTCACTGATTTTTTCTTGCGGGCAAACACGACTGGTACGGAAAGCGCGAGCCCTGCAAAAACGGCGGGTGCGATACCCGATGATTCAATCGTTACAATTTTCGTAATCCCTAAATCTTGGAACCGTTTAGCAAATTCGTTTCCCATCGCTTGCATTAAAACCGGGTCAATTTGGTGATTTAAAAAAGCATCTACTTTTAAAACATTCCCCGGTAAAACCGTACCTTTTTCTTGAATAAACTCTTCCAGTAATTTCAAAACGATTCTCCTTTCAAAATAAAAAAACTGCTTCTCTAAAAATAGAGAAGCAGTATAGAAGCCACCAATTTTCGGAGTGACTTCTTTATACAAACTACTCATAGTCCGGTTATTTACGGTAACCAGGTAGAAACTCGTCGCCCAATCGCAACTATTATATAAGTATTTCGGTTTTAAGTTATGTTGTTTATTATAGCTTTCTAAAGGAGCAGGGTCAAGCTAATTTTTTACTTATTGAATTGGTAAACATAAGCGTATCTTTTTTCTAGTAAATCTAGCAAATACGTTGGGTTCAAGCCCTCTCCCGTTGTATCTGTTAAAATTTCTAAAGGTTTCTTTGTTTTACCAAATTTATGCACATGTTCAGTCAACCATATTTTGAGTTCCGAATAATCATCACTTGCAATAATCGCATCAATATTCGGAATTTCTTTTTGCATTTGGTTAAAAAACTGTGCCGCGTACATTAAGCCAAGTGCGTAGGATGGGAAGTAACCAAAATCGCCACCAGCCCAGTGAATATCTTGCAGAACACCATTTGTATCATTATCTGGACGAATACCTAGATATTCTTCGTACTTGTCGCCCCATGCTTTCGGTAAATCTTTTACTTCTAATTCACCGTTAATAAGCGCTTTTTCTAGTTCATAACGAATCATAATATGTAGCGGATAAGTTAATGTATCAGCTTCAATTCGAATCAGCGAACTTTCAGAGATATTCACAGCACGGTAGAAATCTTCCAACTTCACCTGATCAAAAGCAGGTTTTGTAATCGCTTGGAAGTCAGCATAATTACTTTTCCAAAAGGCTAAACTAGAGCCGATAATAATTTCATAGAATAATGATTGCGACTCATGAATCCCCATGGAAGCCCCATTGGCAAGCGGAGTACCTACAAGTGCTGCGTCAAAATTTTGTTCATAAATCGCATGACCGCCTTCATGAATCGTTCCAAACACAGCCATTTTAAAATCATTTTCGTTATAGCGTGTCGTAATACGAACATCACCTGTATTTAAGCCTGTTGCAAACGGATGAACCGTTTCATCTAAACGTCCTGCTTCAAAATCAAAGCCCATCTTATTCAAAATGCGAATACTAAATTCTTTTTGTTTTGCTTCGGATATTTTCGTGTTTAAAATCGTCGCATCTGGCTTCACACCTTCGTTTTCGATTTTTTCACGAATCGCCATAATACCGTCACGTACTTTTTCAAATACGGAATCAAGCACAGATACGGTTACACCTGGCTCATATTGATCAAGCAATGTGTCATATTTATTTTCTTCATAACCCCAATACTCAACGAATTTACGCTTCATTTCTAAAATTTTTGTTAGGAATGGTTCAAATGCTGCAAAATCATTTTGTTCGCGTGCTGTTGTCCATGCGGTTTCCGCTTGCGCTACCAGCTTTGTATATTCCGCATATTCTTTACTTGGGATTTTTTTATTTAAATCATATGTTTTTTGAGACTCTTCTAAAGTTTTACGAGTGATTTCGGATAGATTTTCTTTATCTTGATTAAGTCCAGCAATAAAAGCAGCCATTTCTTCTGACGTTTGCATATTGAAAATCTCTTCAGAAAGAACGCCAATAACATCCGAACGGCCTTCCATTCCTTTTGCCGGCGTGCCTGTACGAAGATCCCAGTAAACTAATGCGAGTGCTTCTTCTAGAGCTTCCATCTTTTTAATATACGCTAAAAATTCCTCTTCTAATGTTTCTACCAAACTTAACTCCTCCATTCAATCAATCTTCTTTTTTAGGACGTGGTTTTCTTGGACCCCAATATTGATATAAATCTGTGCGCAAGTAACCATTATATAATTTGCGTTTCTTCGTCGCTTTTTTACCATAAACTTCTTCAAAAAGTTCATAAGAAGTCAGCACATACACAGACCATGTCGGCATACGTTTATAAACGATACCCATTTCGCGGTATAGTTGGCGTACTGCTTCCTCATCCTCTAAACGTTCCCCGTATGGTGGATTCGCAACAACGACCCCGTATTCATCTTCTGTTTGAAAGTCAGCTACTTGAAGTTGTCTAAAAGTAATTAAATCGCCAAGCCCAGCCTCCACAGCATTTTGTTTCGCGATTTCGATTAAACGAGCGTCAATATCGCCACCAATAATATTTAACGGTTGATCATAATTGGCCAAATCTTCCGCTTCTTGTCTCGCATCCGCCCAAACTTGCTTCGGCATCCAGTCCCATGTTTCCGATACGAACTCACGATTGAAACCTGGCGCAATGTTTTGTCCAATAAGTGCTGCCTCAATTGGAATTGTTCCAGAACCACATACTGGGTCATAAAATGGTCTATCCGGATGCCAACTCGTAAGTAGTACAAGCGCCGCCGCCATTGTTTCTTTGATTGGCGCACTACCTTGTGCTAAACGGTAACCACGTTTATGTAATCCCGCACCACTAGTATCAATTGTCAAAGTTACTTCATCTTTTAAAATTGAAACTTCTAACTTAAATAACGCGCCTGTTTCCATCAAACGACCAGAACGACGATACTTTTCACTGACACGGTTAACGATGGCTTTTTTTACAATCGCTTGGCAATCAGGCACACTATAAAGCGTTGACTTAACTGATTTACCAGCCACTGGAAACTGTGCATCAAGCGGTAAATAATCTTCCCAAGGTAAAGCTTTCGTCTTTTCAAATAGTTCATCAAATGTCGTTGCTTTAAAAACACCAACCACAATTTTCACACGGTCGGCTACACGAAGCCATAGATTCGCTCTAGCAATTGCAGATAAATCTCCTTCAAAATATACTTTACCGTTTTCTACTTTTGGATCATAGCCTAAGCGCGCTACTTCTTTCCCAACAATTGCTTCTAAACCCGAAGCAGCCGTCGCCACCAACTGAAATGTTTTCATTGTGTCCCATCCTTTAATTAAATTTCTAATGAAAAAAAGCTGTTTTAAGAGGAGGAGGTTTGTTTTAAATAGGCATTCAACCAGGTCGAACACCCACCTTAAAACTTGCGCTCCGGCCTTCTAAAACAGCCTTCAATGTTAAATTAAATCCTGTAAATAACGCTCTGTAAGCCATGTTCTGTTCTTTACTACGTACAGGGTAATAGTAAAGAGATAACCATCTATCTGCGCGAAAATTAATTCGCACCTCGTCCCTTGTTCTTGATTCCTCGGGAAAAGTGCCCCTACCATAAGTTTGAGTTTCTCGCTCGTGGGGTTTACCTCGTTCCACTTCCGAGCATTTCTGCCGGAACTTCGTCACTGTGGCACCTTCAAGGTTATAAGACCATATCCGAAGACTTAGGTCATTCACCTGCCGTCAAACCGGAAAACCGGAATGCCCTGGCTTATTGTTTGACCAGGCACGATCACTACGGGCATCACAGCACCGTGCGAGCATGGACTTTCCTCTGCTTTCAAAAGAAAACAGCGATTATCCGAACGTTATTCATTTATTCTTAACTTACTTATACTAGCACACCTATTCGTTATCGTCCAGCTTATTTCCAAAAACATGTTTTTCTAAATTAGAAAGACGTTTTAGAATATCAAAGTTGGTCGTTCCAGCAGGTTGTGCCGCTGCTTGGAAAGTTGGTGCTGGTTGCGTTGAAGTTCTAAGTGGTGCATTATCAAGCTCTTGAACAAGTCGAATGTTTTCCGCTTGCAGCGCCTCGATTTCTTGGGTAAATGTACTATAATCTTTAATAACCATGTCTAAAAACTCATCAACATCTTCTGGACTATAACCACGAAGCCCAGTTTTAAATTCTTTTTCCAAAATTTCTTTACCTGTTAAGTGATACTCAAATTGTTCCGAAGTCATATAACTCCACCTCTATCTCTATTCTTACGTATTTTTGTTCTAATCATATACTTACCCTTATTTTTTCAAATCTCACACCATTTGTCAATCTATTCGAGTATTTTTTATGAAAATAACTATTTACTTCTATATTAAAAGGTTTGATTCATATCATCCACAACCTCTTGTAATGCATAAAAGTCAATGCATTCCAAATAATAATTAGCCTGTTCTTTCGCTTGCAATGCTCGGTCATAAAAAAATTTCGGCGAGCCTTCTTTTTCTAAATCATACACAAGTAAAGCCCCATCCGTATTATCAATAATAAAACCATCTCTTGCCGCAAATTGTGCTGGACTTTCATAAGGACGCTTCGTAATAAAAGCATGATAGTCTGCTTTTTCAAGTACTTCATTCGCCCATAACTGGTTTGCTTCATTCCAGTTAGCGCTTTGCTTTTCAAACGGCTCAAGGATTGCGAGCTTAATCGGATATTCTTCTTTTAATTCTGCCACCACGTCGCCTGCCCAAAGTTCAATTCCTAATTGCCCAGAAATAATCACCCATTCAAGCCCATCCTCCACGAGCGGAAGCAAATGACGTTTGATTGTTTCTTTAATATAGACTGCCTCATCCGCATCCTTTTTAAAAATTCCAAGTTCAAAATTTTTATATCCCGTCACTGCGATGGATTTCACATCATTTCCTCTTTTCTTTTTAAGAAATCTCTCACTCTTGTTAGTGTATACTTGGTAGATTGGTAGTGGTCTAGAAAATGTTTGTAAAAAGACTTTCCATTAAATGCACTTACTGCCGTCATTTGCACATTATCACAAGCTTGTCGTAATTGTAGTTCTCCTAAATAAGGAGGACGCTCTTTGTTTACCCACGGAATAGCTAATTCTAAAAACGCATCCGCGCTATTTTTTGCTTCGTCAACAAAAGGTTTCATATCTTTATAAAAATCAAACGGTTTTGCTTCTTCACGGTTACTTAAATATAGTTCCCAATTTTTTTCGTTTTGAAGAAGCAATTTTTCCGTACGGTTTAAAAGTTCCATTCTATCACTCTTTTCTTCACATTTTCAGTTACTACAAGAATAGCATAGGTAGGAAAATCTTGCCTAAAATTAGATTATTAGCTAAAATATGGTAAAATAGACGAAGGTACGTTCTATTTATGAGGTAGTTTCCTGCCGAAAAGAGCTATTTTGCATTTAATTCATACTATCATTTTCATTTTTATTTGTTATAATAGATGATAGTCTAAAATTCAGAATAGAATTTTTCTGATAGAGGTGAAAAAAATGGCTATTGGTTACCCTAACGGCAAGAAGTATGCAGCGAGTCAAGAGGAACTTCCTCAACAAAAACGGAAAGCTCCTGTAACTTATGGTAAGCGTGGTATGTCTTTGGAAGATGACCTAAATGATACGATTGCGTATTACTTAACTCACGAAATAGCAGTCATCCACAAAAAACCTACCCCTGTCCAAATTGTCAGTGTGGACTATCCAAAAAGAAGTAGTGCCAAAATTAAGGAAGCCTACTTCAAAACACCATCCACAACAGATTACAATGGTGTCTATAAAGGAAAGTACGTTGATTTTGAAGCAAAAGAAACGCAAAATACAACTTCTTTTCCGTTGAGTAATTTTCACGATCACCAAATGACACACATGGCAAACGTCTTAAAACAAGATGGTATTGTTTTTGTCATTATTGCTTTCCAAAAACTCGGAGAAACGCATTTCATTCCCTTCGAAAAATTTTATCCGTTTTGGGAACGCATGCAAAGTGGTGGGAGAAAATCAGTCACTATAGCAGAAATACAAGATGTATCAGACCAAATTCCTTATGGTCTAAATCCAAGGCTTGACTTCTTGCAATCCATAGACAAATTATACTTCTAGTCAAACCTTTTTTAAAGGAGAGAGATTTTTAATGGCAGATAAACCGCAGACAAGATCTCAGTATCGCAATAAACAAAGTAGTGG
The sequence above is drawn from the Listeria monocytogenes genome and encodes:
- a CDS encoding class I SAM-dependent RNA methyltransferase gives rise to the protein MKTFQLVATAASGLEAIVGKEVARLGYDPKVENGKVYFEGDLSAIARANLWLRVADRVKIVVGVFKATTFDELFEKTKALPWEDYLPLDAQFPVAGKSVKSTLYSVPDCQAIVKKAIVNRVSEKYRRSGRLMETGALFKLEVSILKDEVTLTIDTSGAGLHKRGYRLAQGSAPIKETMAAALVLLTSWHPDRPFYDPVCGSGTIPIEAALIGQNIAPGFNREFVSETWDWMPKQVWADARQEAEDLANYDQPLNIIGGDIDARLIEIAKQNAVEAGLGDLITFRQLQVADFQTEDEYGVVVANPPYGERLEDEEAVRQLYREMGIVYKRMPTWSVYVLTSYELFEEVYGKKATKKRKLYNGYLRTDLYQYWGPRKPRPKKED
- a CDS encoding carboxypeptidase M32, with the protein product MVETLEEEFLAYIKKMEALEEALALVYWDLRTGTPAKGMEGRSDVIGVLSEEIFNMQTSEEMAAFIAGLNQDKENLSEITRKTLEESQKTYDLNKKIPSKEYAEYTKLVAQAETAWTTAREQNDFAAFEPFLTKILEMKRKFVEYWGYEENKYDTLLDQYEPGVTVSVLDSVFEKVRDGIMAIREKIENEGVKPDATILNTKISEAKQKEFSIRILNKMGFDFEAGRLDETVHPFATGLNTGDVRITTRYNENDFKMAVFGTIHEGGHAIYEQNFDAALVGTPLANGASMGIHESQSLFYEIIIGSSLAFWKSNYADFQAITKPAFDQVKLEDFYRAVNISESSLIRIEADTLTYPLHIMIRYELEKALINGELEVKDLPKAWGDKYEEYLGIRPDNDTNGVLQDIHWAGGDFGYFPSYALGLMYAAQFFNQMQKEIPNIDAIIASDDYSELKIWLTEHVHKFGKTKKPLEILTDTTGEGLNPTYLLDLLEKRYAYVYQFNK
- the recU gene encoding Holliday junction resolvase RecU; the encoded protein is MAIGYPNGKKYAASQEELPQQKRKAPVTYGKRGMSLEDDLNDTIAYYLTHEIAVIHKKPTPVQIVSVDYPKRSSAKIKEAYFKTPSTTDYNGVYKGKYVDFEAKETQNTTSFPLSNFHDHQMTHMANVLKQDGIVFVIIAFQKLGETHFIPFEKFYPFWERMQSGGRKSVTIAEIQDVSDQIPYGLNPRLDFLQSIDKLYF
- the gpsB gene encoding cell division regulator GpsB, with product MTSEQFEYHLTGKEILEKEFKTGLRGYSPEDVDEFLDMVIKDYSTFTQEIEALQAENIRLVQELDNAPLRTSTQPAPTFQAAAQPAGTTNFDILKRLSNLEKHVFGNKLDDNE
- a CDS encoding xanthine phosphoribosyltransferase, which produces MKLLEEFIQEKGTVLPGNVLKVDAFLNHQIDPVLMQAMGNEFAKRFQDLGITKIVTIESSGIAPAVFAGLALSVPVVFARKKKSVTLTDNLFTSTVYSYTKKESNDISVSKQFLTADDTILVIDDFLANGQAALGLLEIAEHAGAKVAGIGIVIEKSFQQGRELLNKTGIPVYSLARIASLENEEILFLEEE
- a CDS encoding DUF1273 domain-containing protein — its product is MKSIAVTGYKNFELGIFKKDADEAVYIKETIKRHLLPLVEDGLEWVIISGQLGIELWAGDVVAELKEEYPIKLAILEPFEKQSANWNEANQLWANEVLEKADYHAFITKRPYESPAQFAARDGFIIDNTDGALLVYDLEKEGSPKFFYDRALQAKEQANYYLECIDFYALQEVVDDMNQTF
- a CDS encoding YppE family protein is translated as MELLNRTEKLLLQNEKNWELYLSNREEAKPFDFYKDMKPFVDEAKNSADAFLELAIPWVNKERPPYLGELQLRQACDNVQMTAVSAFNGKSFYKHFLDHYQSTKYTLTRVRDFLKRKEEMM